The window CGGGAAAGTTGTAAGATTAGCAGAAAAGCTAGCAGGAGAGAATAATTTAGTTACCTTTGGTATAACTCCAGAATTTCCAGAAACAGGTTTTGGGTATATAGAAGGAGTTAAAAATAGAGAAAATTTAGAATATTTAAATGTTCAAGCTTTTCATGAAAAACCAGACTATGATACAGCTAAAAAATATTTAGAATCAGGAAATTATTATTGGAATAGTGGAATGTTTTGTTTTAAGGCAGGAGTTTTTTTAGAAGAATTAAAAAAATATTCACCTGATATATATGAAATGAGTAAATTAGCCTATGATAATAAAGGTAAAATAGAAAAATCACAAATAAGAATAAAAAAAGAAGATATGGAGAATATTCCATCAGATAGTATAGATTACGCAGTTATGGAAAAATCTAAAATAGTAAAAGTTATCCCTTCAAATATTAAATGGTCAGATGTTGGAAGTTTTGATTCTCTATCTGAAAAATTAGAAAATGATGAGGATAATAATTTTGTATTAGTAGGAAAGCATACTGAATTAATAGATGTTAAAGATTTGATAGTTGTGGATACTAAAGACGCTCTATTAATTAGTAAAAAAGGATCTAGTCAAAAGATAAAAGAAAGAGTAATGAAGCTTAAAAAAGAAGATTCAACTCTACCAGATATTCATTTAAAAGCTCATAGACCATGGGGAACTTATGAAGTACTAGTAGATACTCCAGGATATAAAGTAAAAAGAATAGAAGTTAAGCCAGGAAAGAGATTAAGTTTACAAAAGCATTTTCATAGAAATGAGCATTGGATAGTAGTATCAGGAACTGCAACAGTTACAGTTGGAAATGAAATAAAATTAATTAGACCAAATGAAAGTACATATATAAAAATGGGAGAAGTTCATAGATTAGCTAATGAAGGGAAAATACCTGTTGTAATTATAGAAGCTCAAGTTGGTGAATATACAGGGGAAGATGATATAGTAAGATTAGAAGATGATTTCAAAAGAAATTAATAAATTCTTTGGGGGCAATATGAAAATAGATGAGAGATTTGAAAATTGGATAAATTCTGCTTGGATAGATGAAAAGGATAAGCAAGAACTATTAGAACTTACAGATGAAAAAGAAATAGAGGATAGATTCTATAAAAATCTAGAATTTGGAACAGGTGGTATGAGAGGAGTTCGGGGAGTAGGAACTAATCGTATAAATAAATATATGATAGGAAGAGCAACTCAAGGATTAGCTAATTACATGTTAAAAGTTGATGAAAATTCTGCGAAAAAAAAGGGAGTAGCAATAGCCTATGATTGTAGAATAGGAAGTAAAGAATACGCCCTTGAAACTGCGCTAGTATTAGGAGCAAACGGAATTAAATCTTTTTTATTTAAGTCTCTTAGATCAACTCCAGAACTATCCTTTGCAGTAAGAGAGCTAGGATGTATGGCTGGAATAGTTATTACAGCTTCTCATAATCCAGTTGAATATAATGGTTATAAAATTTATTGGGAAGATGGAGGACAAATAGTTGATCCACAAGCTAGTGGAATAGTAGAAGAAGTAAATAAAATAAATGATTTATCAAATGTAAAAAAAATATCTAAGAAAGAAATTCTTGATAAAAGTTTGTTAAATTATATAGATGAAAAAATAGATGATAAATATATTGAAGAAATAAAAAAACAAGTTATAAATAAAGATATACCAGGAAAAGAAAATTATAAGATAGTTTATACTCCACTTCACGGAACTGGAAGAGTAGGGGTACAAAGAATATTATTAGAATGTGGTTTTGAAAATATTTACACAGTACCTTCTCAAGAAATGCCAGATGGAGAGTTTACAACTTGTGCTTACGCTAATCCAGAAGATTCAAAAGTATTTAAACTTGGGATAGAGTTAGCAGAAGACAAGAAAGCTAATATAGTAATGGCAAATGATCCTGATGCAGATAGGGTTGGGATAGCAATTAAATCAGAGTCAGGGGAATGGATATATCCAAATGGAAATCAAGTGGGACTATTACTTATGAACTATATTTTAGAAAATAAAAAAGATATACCAAAAAATGCAAAAGTTATTTCAACAATAGTTTCAACTCCAATGTTAGATATAGTTGCAAAGGATAAAAATGTAGGTGTCATAAGAACTCTTACAGGATTTAAATATATTGGAGAAAAAATAAGAGAATTTGAAGAAGGGAAAATAGAAGGAGAATTTCTGTTTGGATTTGAAGAATCTTATGGTTATTTAATAGGAACTCATGCTAGAGATAAAGATGGTATAATATCAGCTATGTTAATAGGAGAAATGGCAGCTTATTATAATTTTTTAGGATTAAGTTTAGAAGATAAACTAGATGAATTATATAAAAAATATGGATATTATATGGAAAGCTTAACAGCTATAAAAAAAGAAGGAAAAGAAGGATTAGAAGAAATAGAAAATATAATGAAAAATCTAAGAGATAATCCTCCAAAAGAAATAAATAATATAAAAGTAAAAAAAATAAAAGATTATAGCCTACCTTCAGATTTACCTATGTCAAATGTAATTCAAATAATATTAGAAGATAATACTTATATAACTATAAGACCTTCAGGAACAGAACCAAAGATAAAGTATTATTATGGGGTTAATGGGAAGACAAAAGAAGAAGCAGAAAATAAATTAAAAGAGTTGAATAATAAAATTTTAAATATAAATTATTAAAGGAAATTAAATATGAAAGTTAGTGTTATAATACCGGTTTATAATAGGTTAGAACATTTAAGAGCAGGCTTTTTATGCTTGTTAAGACAAACAATTGTTCCAGATGAGTTAATTATAACTGATGATGGATCTAGTGAAAAAATAGAGGGTTATATTGGAGATTTAGTAGGAAAGGCTAAATTTAAAATAAAATATATTTATCAGAAGGATATTGGATTTAGAAAAGCAAGAGCATTGAATAATGCTGTTAAAAATTCAGAAGGAGAATTATTAATATTTTGTGATCAAGATTTAATATTTCCAGAAAATTATGTGGAAAAAATGGTAAAAGAATCTAAAAAAGGTCAATTTTTATTAGGAAGGGCTCAAAATACAATTTTTGAAGAAAAAGAAGAAATTTTAAAAGAATTAGAAAAACAAGGTGCTTATGAAAATATAATTAAATTAGTAAATCAAAGATACATACAGGATATGAAAGACCAATATAAAATAGATAAGAAGAGAAGAATTTTAAAAAAATTTTATTTATCTAAAAGAGGAATAAGATTAGCGGGGATGAGTTATTCTATATTCAAAGAAGATTATATTAAGGTAAACGGTTATGATGAAAATTACCAAGGTTGGGGTTATGAAGATGATGATTTTGGAAATAGATTAACTGTTTCAAAAATTTTAGGAAAAGAGTTTAGAACAGAATTAATTCAATTACATCTTTACCATAAAATGGATAGAAGTAAAAAAAAGAGTTTAAATGAAGATTATTATTATGAAAGAAAAAAAGAAATTTTTAAAAGAAAACAATTTTTTTGTAAGTTTGGGTTAAATAATTCATTAAATTACGATAGAATTTTTATAAAGAAAATAAATTAAGAGGTAAAGTTATGAAACTTGTACATATATGCGAAGAATTTGAATATTCATGGATAGGAAAAGATAGTGGAATGATTCCAATTTATTCTAAAAATATTTTAAATTGGGATAGTGAAATTGTAACTTGTAATTTAAAAAATGATCTTTCTGATGAAATAAGAGGCGTAAAAATAATAAAAATAAAAAGGTGGTTTAAATATATAAAAAACTTTGCTCCTTGGGTAATTTTTTTTAAAAGAATTCCTTTGTATTTTTATATTTGTAAAAATGCCAAAACTATAGATATACTTATGCTCTTTCATGTAACTAAATGTAGTTATTGGAATGCTTTTTTCTATAAAAAATTTAATCCAAATGGTAAAATATATGTCAAAGCTGATTTTAATACTATAATATATGAAAAAGAACTTACGGAACTAACAATGAAGCCTCAAAATTTAAGAGAATTTTTTAGAAAAAAGAGGCAATTGAAAGAATATAAAAAAAGAAAAAAATTATTAAAAAATATAGACTTAATTAGTTATGAAAGCCTAGAGGGATATAACTATATGAAAGATTTTTATGCGGGTATTTCGACTAAGGGAAAATCTATATACTTGCCTAATGGATATGATGATTTATATATAGATTGTACTTTCAAAGTTAAATCTTATACTGAAAAAGAAAATATATTTTTAACTGTTGGAAGACTAGGGACATTTGAAAAAAATACAGAATTTTTATTGGAAGTGCTAGGAGAAATAGATTTAAAAGATTGGAAATTTTATTTAGTTGGGCCAATAGAAGAAAATTTTAGAATCAAAATAAAAGAATTCTATGTTAAAAACCCAGAGAAAAAGACTAATATAGTATTTACTGGGGCTATTTTAAATAAAAAAGAATTAGATGAGTATTACAATAAGTCTAAAGTTTTTGTTTTACCATCTCGTTGGGAAAGTTTTGGAATAGTTATGGTGGAAGCAATGGCTTTTAATAATTATATATTAACATCAAACACTTGTGCAGTAAAGGATATAACTAATAATGAAAAAATAGGATCTATATTTGATATTGCTTCTAAAGCTGACTTGAAAAATAAGATGATAAAAATTATTAATAAAGAAATTAATTTAGCTAATATTGGAATAAAGACTGATAAATATAAAGAAAATTTCAAATATTCTAGGCTTATAAAAAAGATAAAGAGGTTAGAAGATGAAGTATAAAATTCAATGGAAATATTTATTAAAAAGAAGTTTTGTTAAGATAAGAGGTAAAAATAATTTTAAAAATGAAGGATTAGTTAAAAGTTCAAAAATAAAAATTTCAGGGGAAAAAAATGAGTTGATTTTAAAAAAAGGCTCAAGAATAAATAAGAGTAATATTTGGATAAAAGGAGTAGAAAATAAAGTAATAATAGAAGATGGATGTGATTTGAATAATTTGACTATTATTATGGAAAATAATAATGGATTGATACAAATAGGAGAAGGTACAGGGTGTTCAACAACTCAAATAGTATCTTTAGAGCCATATGATATAAAAATAGGTAAAAATTGTATGCTTTCATATGACATAGAAATTAGAAATACTGATTCTCATAAAATATATGATAAAGAAAATAATCAAAGAATAAACATTGGAAAAGAAGTTTTGATAGAAGATAATGTTTGGATAGCTTCAAGAACAATGATATTAAAAGGTAGTAAAATAGGTAAAGGATCAGTAATAGGGACAAGTAGTGTAGTTAGCGGAAAAATAGAAAAAAATTCAATAGCTATAGGAAGTCCAGCTAAAGTAATTAGAAAAGGTGTATATTGGAACAGAGAGTCTGTAATAGAGGGGTAACGAAATGAAAAAAATAGGTTTTTGTATAGATTCTTTAGAAATGGGTGGAGCAGAAAAATTATTGGTAGATATAATTAAAGCATTGCACAAAACTAAAAAATATGAAATATATTTATTAAATAAAGTTAAAAGTAATAGCTATTTTTTTAACGAAATTAAAGGAATAGTTAATTATCATTACCTACTAACTTTTGAAGAAAATAAAAAAATTAAAGAAAATAAAAATTTTATTAATAATTTAAAAAGTTCATTTTTAAAAAAAAGAAGATTTAATAGATTTATAAAAAATATAGATTCAGTTATAGATTTTTTAGATGGTGATTTTTATAAGTATATAAAAAAAGAAAAAAAAATAGATAAGATTATTTGGCTGCACTCTAATTACAAAGATTTGAGAATAAAAAAAAAGATTGAAAAAAAAATAAATTATTATAATAAAATTATAGTAATAACTAATGGTATGTATAAAGAAATAAATAGAAATGAATTTTTTAAAAATAAAAAAGTATTTATGATTTATAATCTTATTGATTTTAGAAAAATGGATAAGATGTTAAATGAAAAAAGAAATGAAAAATTATTAAATGACAAATATTTTTTAACCGTTTGTAGATTAAATGAAAAAGAAAAAGATGTGACAACTTTAATAAGAACTTTTAAAAATTATCTTGGAGAAGAAAAGCTTTATATAATAGGGGATGGGGAAGATAAAAAGTTATTAGAAAATAAAGTAAAAGATTTAAAGCTTTCAAATAAAGTAATATTTTTAGGAGAAAAAGAGAATCCATATATTTATATGAAAAAAGCGAGAGCGTTTATATTATCAAGTAAAGGAGAAGGATTTGGACTTGTTTTAGTAGAAGCTCTTTATACAGGAACAAAAGTTATTTCATCAGATTGTGAATATGGGCCTAGTGAAATATTATTAAAGGGTGAAATAGGAGAACTTTTTAAAGTTGGAGATGGAAAAGAGTTATTAGATAAATTAAACTTAATAAGAGAAAAAAAATATGATAATAATTTAATAAGAAAATCTTTGAAAAGATTTGGAGAAGAAAAAATAGTAGATAAAATAAAGGAAGTATTAGAATGAATTTAATTATAAAAAAAATTAACAAAGAAAAAATTATAAACTTAATAGGATTTTTATATTTATTTTTCTTAATGAGAAGAGGGGGAGATACCAAATATATTTTTTCAATTATTTTAATGATATCGTCTTTGTTTTTTATTTATAAAAACAAAGGACAAAAAATTATAGAAAATAAATGGTTATATATAAGCGGAATAATATATTTTGTTTTATTAACAAGAAGTTTTTTAACAAATGAAATTATTCCAGATAGGATCAATGCTTATCTTGGGATGGGGTTATATTCAGTTATATTTTTACTTTTATGTATTAATATAGATATAAAAGAAAATTATAATAATTATATTTTTCCTTTAATAAGTTTTTTTTCTTTAGGGAGTCTGTATAGAGGTTTAGAAGATATATATTTACACAGTTCACAACTATCAGTATATCGAATTTCTGGGAGAACATATACTACAATATATGCAGGAGAAATAGGAATATATTTTTTCATAGGTGTAATATCTATATTTATATATAAAAAATGGTATTTAAAACTAGCTTATACTTTTTATACAGGGATAACTTTAGTATTAATCTATTTTACTAAATCAAGAAATGCAATGCTTATGATTCCTCTTACTATAGGAATACTTTTAATTATTAAATATGGTAAAAAAGGGTTAATATATTTTTCTTTAATTTTATCTTTAGTTTTTGGATTAGTAGAGTATAGCAGTCATATTAATGGTTTGGAAAGATTATCTAAGATTTCTAGTATAAAGAAAATAAAAGAAGATAACAGATACACAATATTTAAAGAAGGGTTAAGACAAGGAATAGAAAAGCCATTAACTGGTGTTGGATTTAAAGAATACAATAGGGATAATTTAAGAAAAACAAAAGTTGAAAAAGTATCTAGTTTTCATAATGTATATATTGAAACTTTTGCAACTCAAGGGGTTTTAAATTTAATATCTTATATGATTTTTATAGGCTCTATATTTATTAAATTAATAAAAAAATATATTAAAAGTGGAGATTTAAAACATATTATTCCTATAGCTGTATTAATATATATGTTATTATATGGATTGGCAGAACCTATATTTTATTTTGGAAAAGTATACCAATTATTGTTTACAATAATATTAATAGGAATATTAAAGAGAGAAGGAATTAATAAATAATAGTTAAGAGACTAATAAGAAAAAAATTATTGGTCTCTTTTTTTGTTTCTTTAAAATTAAAGGGTTAGTTTTTTTAGAATTTTGTATAATTATATTTCAAAAAAATAAAAGTATAAAAAATGTATTTGACTTTTGTAAATATAGGTGGTAACTTTAAAGAAAATGTACATATAAATTAAGGAGGGGAAATATGCTAAAAAATATAAGAGAAAAAATTAGATTATCTAGACTTAAAAAATATCAAGATGAAAAAAAAATAATATTTATGTTGTCCCCAGATCACGGTAATCTAGGAGATCAACTGATTGCTGTGGCTACTCTTAAATTACTTAAAGAAAAGTACAAGGATAAAATAATAATAGAAATAACAAGAAAGTCATATGAAAGAAATAAAGATATAATAAAAAATATAATCACTGGAAAGGACACTTTAATACTTTGTGGAGGAGGAAATTTAGGAGATATTTGGCTAAATGAAGAAGTATCAAGAAGAGAAGTGATAGATGAATATAAAAATAATAAGATAATTATCATGCCTCAAACTATAAATTTTCTATCTAAAAAAGAAGAAAATATTAGTAAAAAAATATATGGTAAGGCTGAAGATTTAACTATAATAACTAGAGAAAAGGAAAGTTTTAAAATAGGGAAAGAAAATTTTATTAATAATAAGATATTATTAGCTCCAGATATTGCTTTTTATTTAGAAGATGCTTATATAAAAGAATTGTCAGATGAAAGAGACGGGGCTATATTACTTATGAGAAATGATCCAGAAAAAATAGTTACAGCTGGAATCTTAAAAAAAATAAAATCAATATTAAAATCTAAGAAATTAGGTATTAAAGTAAGTAACACAGTTGTTGATAGTAGAGGAAAAATTAATGTTAAAAATAGAGAAGAAATTTGTTTAAATTTATTAAAAGAAATAAGTAATCATAAACTTGTAATAACTGATAGACTTCATGGAATGATATTTGCAGTAATCACTAATACCCCTGTAATTGTTTTTGGATCACCCATATCAAAAACAATGGGAACAATAAAATGGTTATCTCATTTAAACTACATTTCTTATGTTGACGATTTTCATGATTTAGATTTAATAGATAAGGAAATTGAAAGATTATTAAAGATTGAGGTAGTAAAGAAGAAATATAAAGTTAAAGAAGAAATTAATAACATTTTTGAAAAAATATTTTTTTAAAATATATGTAATATTATAAAATAAAATTAAATAAATTATTTTCAAAACATAGAAGATGTGTTAAAATTGGGCTATACAAAATATTTTTAAGGAGCTCAACAAATGGAAAAAGGGAAAAAAATAAATAGGAATTATGGTTATAATCAATCCTATGAAGGTTATTATGATAATCCAGAAGAAGATGAGATTGATTTAGTTGATTTAATATTTGTAATGATAAGAAGATGGAAACTTATTGTTTTAACGATAATACCAGTAATTATTATTGGTTTTTTCTTTGCGCTAACTAGACCTTCAGTATATCAAGCTGAAACAACTTTAATGGTATCTAGTGGAATGGCAAGTGTTGGAATAGATAATAGTGATATATCTCTTAATCAAAAATTAGTTATAACTTACTCAGAGGTTGCAAAAAGTAAGAGTATACTTAGAAGAGTGATAAATAAATATGACCTAGAAACTACTCCAGAAAATTTAGCAGGGGCAATTTCAATATCTCCAGTTTCAGATACTGAAATAATAAAGCTAAGTTATAAAAATGGGGACCCACAGTTAGCAGCATCTGTAACAAATGAATTTGCAAAGGAATTCATGAACAAAGTAGTAG of the Fusobacterium sp. JB019 genome contains:
- a CDS encoding mannose-1-phosphate guanylyltransferase/mannose-6-phosphate isomerase — encoded protein: MKNIILCGGNGTRLWPVSRTLMPKQFVKLFDDKSLFQLTMERNNKLCDGSFIISNIEQYFLAIDQLEEDKSYDLKNSRFLLEPVGRNTAPAIALACFDLDPNEIVLITPSDHLIEDEKEYGKVVRLAEKLAGENNLVTFGITPEFPETGFGYIEGVKNRENLEYLNVQAFHEKPDYDTAKKYLESGNYYWNSGMFCFKAGVFLEELKKYSPDIYEMSKLAYDNKGKIEKSQIRIKKEDMENIPSDSIDYAVMEKSKIVKVIPSNIKWSDVGSFDSLSEKLENDEDNNFVLVGKHTELIDVKDLIVVDTKDALLISKKGSSQKIKERVMKLKKEDSTLPDIHLKAHRPWGTYEVLVDTPGYKVKRIEVKPGKRLSLQKHFHRNEHWIVVSGTATVTVGNEIKLIRPNESTYIKMGEVHRLANEGKIPVVIIEAQVGEYTGEDDIVRLEDDFKRN
- a CDS encoding phospho-sugar mutase; amino-acid sequence: MKIDERFENWINSAWIDEKDKQELLELTDEKEIEDRFYKNLEFGTGGMRGVRGVGTNRINKYMIGRATQGLANYMLKVDENSAKKKGVAIAYDCRIGSKEYALETALVLGANGIKSFLFKSLRSTPELSFAVRELGCMAGIVITASHNPVEYNGYKIYWEDGGQIVDPQASGIVEEVNKINDLSNVKKISKKEILDKSLLNYIDEKIDDKYIEEIKKQVINKDIPGKENYKIVYTPLHGTGRVGVQRILLECGFENIYTVPSQEMPDGEFTTCAYANPEDSKVFKLGIELAEDKKANIVMANDPDADRVGIAIKSESGEWIYPNGNQVGLLLMNYILENKKDIPKNAKVISTIVSTPMLDIVAKDKNVGVIRTLTGFKYIGEKIREFEEGKIEGEFLFGFEESYGYLIGTHARDKDGIISAMLIGEMAAYYNFLGLSLEDKLDELYKKYGYYMESLTAIKKEGKEGLEEIENIMKNLRDNPPKEINNIKVKKIKDYSLPSDLPMSNVIQIILEDNTYITIRPSGTEPKIKYYYGVNGKTKEEAENKLKELNNKILNINY
- a CDS encoding glycosyltransferase, which codes for MKVSVIIPVYNRLEHLRAGFLCLLRQTIVPDELIITDDGSSEKIEGYIGDLVGKAKFKIKYIYQKDIGFRKARALNNAVKNSEGELLIFCDQDLIFPENYVEKMVKESKKGQFLLGRAQNTIFEEKEEILKELEKQGAYENIIKLVNQRYIQDMKDQYKIDKKRRILKKFYLSKRGIRLAGMSYSIFKEDYIKVNGYDENYQGWGYEDDDFGNRLTVSKILGKEFRTELIQLHLYHKMDRSKKKSLNEDYYYERKKEIFKRKQFFCKFGLNNSLNYDRIFIKKIN
- a CDS encoding glycosyltransferase; translation: MKLVHICEEFEYSWIGKDSGMIPIYSKNILNWDSEIVTCNLKNDLSDEIRGVKIIKIKRWFKYIKNFAPWVIFFKRIPLYFYICKNAKTIDILMLFHVTKCSYWNAFFYKKFNPNGKIYVKADFNTIIYEKELTELTMKPQNLREFFRKKRQLKEYKKRKKLLKNIDLISYESLEGYNYMKDFYAGISTKGKSIYLPNGYDDLYIDCTFKVKSYTEKENIFLTVGRLGTFEKNTEFLLEVLGEIDLKDWKFYLVGPIEENFRIKIKEFYVKNPEKKTNIVFTGAILNKKELDEYYNKSKVFVLPSRWESFGIVMVEAMAFNNYILTSNTCAVKDITNNEKIGSIFDIASKADLKNKMIKIINKEINLANIGIKTDKYKENFKYSRLIKKIKRLEDEV
- a CDS encoding acyltransferase, producing MKYKIQWKYLLKRSFVKIRGKNNFKNEGLVKSSKIKISGEKNELILKKGSRINKSNIWIKGVENKVIIEDGCDLNNLTIIMENNNGLIQIGEGTGCSTTQIVSLEPYDIKIGKNCMLSYDIEIRNTDSHKIYDKENNQRINIGKEVLIEDNVWIASRTMILKGSKIGKGSVIGTSSVVSGKIEKNSIAIGSPAKVIRKGVYWNRESVIEG
- a CDS encoding glycosyltransferase — protein: MKKIGFCIDSLEMGGAEKLLVDIIKALHKTKKYEIYLLNKVKSNSYFFNEIKGIVNYHYLLTFEENKKIKENKNFINNLKSSFLKKRRFNRFIKNIDSVIDFLDGDFYKYIKKEKKIDKIIWLHSNYKDLRIKKKIEKKINYYNKIIVITNGMYKEINRNEFFKNKKVFMIYNLIDFRKMDKMLNEKRNEKLLNDKYFLTVCRLNEKEKDVTTLIRTFKNYLGEEKLYIIGDGEDKKLLENKVKDLKLSNKVIFLGEKENPYIYMKKARAFILSSKGEGFGLVLVEALYTGTKVISSDCEYGPSEILLKGEIGELFKVGDGKELLDKLNLIREKKYDNNLIRKSLKRFGEEKIVDKIKEVLE
- a CDS encoding O-antigen ligase family protein, which produces MNLIIKKINKEKIINLIGFLYLFFLMRRGGDTKYIFSIILMISSLFFIYKNKGQKIIENKWLYISGIIYFVLLTRSFLTNEIIPDRINAYLGMGLYSVIFLLLCINIDIKENYNNYIFPLISFFSLGSLYRGLEDIYLHSSQLSVYRISGRTYTTIYAGEIGIYFFIGVISIFIYKKWYLKLAYTFYTGITLVLIYFTKSRNAMLMIPLTIGILLIIKYGKKGLIYFSLILSLVFGLVEYSSHINGLERLSKISSIKKIKEDNRYTIFKEGLRQGIEKPLTGVGFKEYNRDNLRKTKVEKVSSFHNVYIETFATQGVLNLISYMIFIGSIFIKLIKKYIKSGDLKHIIPIAVLIYMLLYGLAEPIFYFGKVYQLLFTIILIGILKREGINK
- a CDS encoding polysaccharide pyruvyl transferase family protein, producing MLKNIREKIRLSRLKKYQDEKKIIFMLSPDHGNLGDQLIAVATLKLLKEKYKDKIIIEITRKSYERNKDIIKNIITGKDTLILCGGGNLGDIWLNEEVSRREVIDEYKNNKIIIMPQTINFLSKKEENISKKIYGKAEDLTIITREKESFKIGKENFINNKILLAPDIAFYLEDAYIKELSDERDGAILLMRNDPEKIVTAGILKKIKSILKSKKLGIKVSNTVVDSRGKINVKNREEICLNLLKEISNHKLVITDRLHGMIFAVITNTPVIVFGSPISKTMGTIKWLSHLNYISYVDDFHDLDLIDKEIERLLKIEVVKKKYKVKEEINNIFEKIFF
- a CDS encoding Wzz/FepE/Etk N-terminal domain-containing protein; translation: MEKGKKINRNYGYNQSYEGYYDNPEEDEIDLVDLIFVMIRRWKLIVLTIIPVIIIGFFFALTRPSVYQAETTLMVSSGMASVGIDNSDISLNQKLVITYSEVAKSKSILRRVINKYDLETTPENLAGAISISPVSDTEIIKLSYKNGDPQLAASVTNEFAKEFMNKVVEVMNIRNVKVVEPAEIPTHALPKKRAIILAAFVILGVMLGMGLAFIVESIHKKLRKPSEIESILGAPMLGMIPKFEDNSDKNEEDTDGEN